The Opitutales bacterium ASA1 genome window below encodes:
- a CDS encoding DUF3341 domain-containing protein: MSKLLNGLIARFDSPGAAMHAAEAVRDAGYTKWDVVTPFPIHGMDAAMGLKRSFVPRFTLLGGMTGFTIGMSMIWFMNAYDYPLVVGGKPLFSPMFAFPVSYELTILLAAFGTIFGMFFLNRLPMHYHPVLKYDQVHRGTDDAFFIVIEARDPKFSRDGARKLLESVGGTDINELED; the protein is encoded by the coding sequence ATGTCGAAGCTTCTCAATGGATTGATCGCCCGGTTCGACTCTCCCGGAGCCGCCATGCACGCGGCGGAGGCAGTGCGCGATGCGGGTTACACCAAGTGGGACGTGGTCACGCCGTTCCCGATTCACGGTATGGACGCGGCGATGGGTTTGAAGCGCTCGTTCGTTCCGCGGTTCACGCTGCTCGGAGGCATGACCGGCTTCACGATCGGCATGTCGATGATCTGGTTCATGAACGCCTACGACTATCCCTTGGTAGTCGGTGGTAAGCCGCTCTTCAGCCCGATGTTCGCGTTTCCGGTTTCCTACGAGTTGACCATTCTTCTCGCGGCGTTCGGCACGATCTTCGGGATGTTTTTCCTCAATCGTTTGCCGATGCACTACCACCCCGTCCTGAAGTACGACCAGGTACACCGGGGAACCGACGACGCTTTCTTCATCGTCATCGAAGCGCGCGACCCGAAGTTCTCGCGTGATGGAGCCCGCAAGCTCCTGGAGTCCGTCGGTGGAACGGACATCAACGAGTTGGAGGACTGA
- a CDS encoding cytochrome c: MRFVWLAFLFVVIAAVSLLGFRDSLSSKPPLEVFPDMDRQPKFKPQSESRFFADGNTDRPNPANVVARGRSVEADARFLGEDDHMYRGYSGALGLPDNTQWLRGFPEDVDVSQTFLQRGQERFTIFCAPCHGALGDGNGITKQYGMGATPTFHSDRIRDMAEGEIFNTITNGRNTMFGYADKIQPADRWAIVAYVRALQRAQQGTVDDVPAANRSELGL; this comes from the coding sequence ATGCGTTTCGTCTGGCTCGCCTTTCTCTTCGTGGTGATCGCCGCAGTCTCTCTCTTGGGATTCCGGGATTCGCTCTCATCCAAACCGCCTCTCGAGGTGTTCCCTGACATGGATCGCCAGCCCAAATTCAAGCCGCAGTCGGAGAGCCGCTTCTTCGCTGACGGGAACACGGATCGCCCAAATCCGGCGAACGTGGTTGCCCGCGGCCGATCGGTCGAAGCCGACGCGCGTTTTCTCGGCGAAGACGACCACATGTATCGTGGTTACTCCGGAGCACTCGGTCTCCCCGACAACACGCAATGGTTGCGTGGGTTCCCCGAGGACGTCGATGTGAGCCAAACCTTCCTTCAGCGCGGACAGGAACGCTTCACCATCTTTTGTGCCCCCTGCCACGGAGCACTCGGCGACGGGAACGGCATCACCAAACAATATGGTATGGGTGCCACACCGACCTTCCATTCGGACCGCATTCGCGACATGGCGGAAGGCGAGATCTTCAACACGATCACCAACGGTCGAAACACCATGTTCGGTTACGCCGACAAGATCCAACCCGCGGACCGCTGGGCGATCGTCGCCTACGTGCGCGCCCTGCAACGTGCACAACAAGGCACCGTGGACGACGTCCCGGCAGCCAATCGTTCGGAACTCGGGCTATGA